One window from the genome of Amycolatopsis sp. NBC_01480 encodes:
- a CDS encoding muconolactone Delta-isomerase family protein → MEFLVDMVTTVPEGITAETVADTKRREAERAAELAAQGRLLRLWKPPEAPGEWRTLGLYDAADEDELQQVLASMPLHKWMAVTITPFTPHPSDPGRG, encoded by the coding sequence ATGGAATTCCTGGTCGACATGGTGACCACCGTCCCCGAAGGCATCACCGCGGAAACCGTCGCGGACACCAAACGACGCGAGGCCGAACGAGCCGCGGAACTCGCCGCGCAGGGCCGTCTGCTGCGGCTGTGGAAACCACCGGAGGCGCCTGGCGAATGGCGCACGCTCGGCCTGTACGACGCCGCCGACGAGGACGAGTTGCAGCAGGTGCTCGCCTCGATGCCGCTGCACAAGTGGATGGCCGTCACGATCACGCCGTTCACGCCGCACCCGAGCGACCCGGGCCGGGGCTGA